Proteins from a genomic interval of Croceicoccus naphthovorans:
- the guaA gene encoding glutamine-hydrolyzing GMP synthase: MTDALNHDSILIVDFGSQVTQLIARRVREAGVYSEIAPFTMAEEAFKRMKPQGIILSGSPASVPDDGSPRAPQCLFDSGLPILGICYGQQVMSKQLGGEVRPGHETGEGGEFGRAFLTVTKDCALFDGLWAEGERHQVWMSHGDKVTKFAPGFEIVATSDGAPFAVIADETRKYYGTQFHPEVVHTPDGGKLIANFVRHVCGCAGDWTMAQFRDTKIAEIREQVGDGKVICGLSGGVDSAVAAVLIHEAIGDQLTCVFVDHGLMRMNEAEQVVTLFRDHYNIPLVHVDAEEMFLGGLAGQTDPEKKRKFIGAAFIDLFEAEAKKIGGADFLAQGTLYPDVIESVSFTGGPSVTIKSHHNVGGLPERMNMKLVEPLRELFKDEVRELGRELGLPEIFVGRHPFPGPGLAIRIPGEVTKEKCDILRKADMIYLEEIRNAGLYDAIWQAFAVLLPVRTVGVMGDGRTYDSVCALRAVTSTDGMTADVYPFDSQFLSQCATRIVNEVKGINRVVYDYTSKPPGTIEWE; encoded by the coding sequence AGGATGAAACCGCAGGGGATCATCCTGTCCGGTTCGCCCGCCAGCGTGCCCGACGACGGATCCCCGCGCGCCCCGCAGTGCCTGTTCGACAGCGGCCTGCCGATCCTTGGCATCTGCTATGGCCAGCAGGTCATGTCGAAGCAGCTGGGCGGAGAGGTCCGGCCTGGGCACGAGACGGGAGAGGGTGGCGAGTTCGGTCGCGCGTTCCTGACCGTGACCAAAGACTGCGCCCTGTTTGACGGCCTATGGGCCGAGGGCGAGCGACATCAGGTCTGGATGAGCCACGGCGACAAGGTGACCAAGTTCGCCCCCGGCTTTGAAATCGTGGCCACCAGCGACGGTGCGCCCTTCGCAGTGATCGCCGACGAGACGCGCAAGTATTACGGCACGCAGTTCCACCCCGAGGTTGTCCACACGCCCGACGGCGGCAAGCTGATCGCCAACTTCGTGCGCCACGTCTGCGGCTGCGCGGGCGACTGGACGATGGCCCAGTTCCGCGACACCAAGATCGCCGAAATCCGCGAACAGGTCGGTGACGGCAAGGTTATTTGCGGTCTTTCCGGCGGCGTCGACAGCGCGGTTGCCGCCGTCCTGATCCACGAAGCCATCGGCGACCAGCTGACTTGCGTCTTCGTCGATCACGGATTGATGCGCATGAACGAGGCGGAGCAGGTCGTGACCCTGTTCCGCGACCACTACAACATCCCGCTGGTCCACGTGGATGCCGAAGAGATGTTCCTTGGCGGACTGGCCGGACAGACCGATCCGGAGAAAAAGCGCAAGTTCATCGGTGCGGCCTTCATCGACCTGTTCGAGGCAGAGGCGAAGAAGATCGGCGGCGCCGACTTCCTTGCGCAGGGCACGCTCTATCCCGACGTGATCGAGAGCGTTTCCTTCACCGGCGGGCCGAGCGTTACGATCAAGAGCCACCACAATGTCGGCGGCCTGCCGGAACGCATGAACATGAAGCTGGTCGAGCCGCTGCGCGAGCTGTTTAAGGACGAGGTCCGCGAACTGGGCCGCGAACTCGGCCTGCCAGAGATTTTCGTCGGTCGCCACCCGTTCCCCGGACCGGGCCTTGCCATCCGCATCCCTGGCGAAGTCACCAAGGAAAAGTGCGACATCCTGCGCAAGGCCGACATGATCTACCTTGAGGAGATCCGGAACGCGGGCCTTTACGACGCGATTTGGCAGGCCTTTGCCGTGCTGCTTCCCGTCCGCACCGTCGGCGTAATGGGCGATGGGCGCACGTACGACAGCGTCTGCGCCCTGCGCGCGGTGACCAGCACCGACGGCATGACGGCGGATGTCTATCCCTTCGACAGCCAGTTCCTGAGCCAATGCGCCACGCGGATCGTGAACGAGGTGAAGGGGATCAACCGGGTGGTTTACGACTATACGTCGAAACCTCCGGGGACGATCGAGTGGGAATAA
- a CDS encoding tyrosine-type recombinase/integrase: MLTDTAIKALKPKDKLYKIVDRDGMYVVVQPSGSIVFRLDYRLNGRRETLTLGRYGPAGLSLARAREKLIDAKRAISEGRSPAQEKQREKRRIKEAKSFGQFGERWLQEARMADSTRAMRRSIFERDILPAFRNRLLTEILPEDLRGLCAKVKERGAPATAVHVRDIVKLVFAFAILHGEKVANPADEVGPSSIATFVPKDRSLSPAEIRIMLGQLEHVPTLPTIRLGIKLILLSMVRKSELQDAVWEEVDFENAVWSIPKERMKRSKAHNVYLSQQMLDIFIALKTCAGNSKYVLPSRYDADAPMSRATFNRVTMAVVVRAKKEGMPLESFTVHDLRRTGSTLLNELGFNSDWIEKCLAHEDGRSSRGIYNKAEYEHQRRHMIQEWSNIVDAWVVGEKYTPTLYPPTMDLLTPEPDV, from the coding sequence ATGTTGACCGACACCGCCATCAAGGCACTGAAACCAAAAGATAAATTATACAAGATTGTGGATCGTGACGGTATGTACGTCGTGGTCCAACCTTCGGGTTCAATCGTGTTCCGCTTGGACTACCGGCTCAACGGCCGTCGGGAAACCTTGACGTTGGGTCGTTATGGCCCGGCGGGTCTGTCTCTGGCCCGGGCGCGTGAGAAGCTGATTGATGCCAAGCGCGCGATTTCCGAGGGTCGCTCGCCGGCGCAGGAAAAGCAGCGCGAGAAGCGGAGGATCAAGGAAGCCAAGAGCTTCGGCCAGTTCGGTGAGCGCTGGCTTCAGGAAGCGAGGATGGCGGACAGTACACGCGCGATGCGGCGGTCGATCTTCGAGCGCGACATCCTCCCGGCGTTTCGCAATCGACTGCTAACCGAGATCCTGCCGGAGGATCTGCGCGGGTTGTGCGCGAAGGTAAAGGAACGCGGGGCGCCGGCAACAGCGGTCCATGTCAGAGACATTGTGAAGTTGGTTTTCGCCTTCGCCATCCTGCACGGGGAGAAGGTCGCCAACCCGGCCGACGAGGTTGGCCCATCGTCGATCGCGACCTTCGTGCCGAAGGACAGGTCGCTATCTCCCGCGGAGATCCGCATCATGCTCGGACAGCTTGAGCATGTCCCGACGCTGCCGACGATCCGTCTCGGGATAAAGCTGATTCTGCTCTCGATGGTGCGAAAGAGCGAATTGCAGGATGCAGTCTGGGAAGAGGTCGATTTTGAGAACGCCGTCTGGTCGATCCCCAAGGAGCGAATGAAGCGCTCGAAGGCTCACAACGTCTATCTATCGCAGCAAATGCTCGACATCTTCATCGCTCTCAAGACCTGCGCCGGTAACTCGAAATACGTCCTGCCGTCGCGCTACGACGCTGACGCGCCGATGTCGCGGGCCACGTTCAATCGGGTCACGATGGCGGTGGTGGTGCGGGCCAAGAAGGAAGGAATGCCGCTGGAGTCCTTTACGGTTCACGATCTCCGACGCACCGGCTCGACTCTGCTGAACGAACTGGGCTTCAACAGCGACTGGATCGAGAAGTGCTTGGCGCACGAGGATGGCCGATCCTCACGGGGCATCTACAACAAGGCGGAATATGAGCATCAGCGCCGGCACATGATCCAGGAATGGTCCAACATCGTGGACGCTTGGGTCGTGGGGGAGAAATACACGCCGACCCTTTATCCGCCGACAATGGACCTGCTTACGCCCGAGCCGGATGTTTGA
- a CDS encoding helix-turn-helix transcriptional regulator, giving the protein MKSHEPPAVTRTIRRHELRQIVPLADTTIYDMEQRGEFPQRFYLTSRCVVWDLAEVEA; this is encoded by the coding sequence ATGAAATCACACGAACCTCCCGCCGTGACACGGACCATCCGGCGCCATGAGCTTCGGCAAATCGTCCCGTTGGCCGACACGACCATCTACGACATGGAGCAGCGCGGTGAATTTCCGCAGCGCTTCTATCTTACGTCTCGCTGCGTGGTCTGGGACCTCGCCGAAGTCGAAGCCTAG